From the Notolabrus celidotus isolate fNotCel1 chromosome 12, fNotCel1.pri, whole genome shotgun sequence genome, one window contains:
- the LOC117822792 gene encoding von Willebrand factor D and EGF domain-containing protein, with the protein MGVVGLGPVGLGSVVLLASLAVLLGVCSAGSDAPRGVAIGFVFDPKATCDPPCKHAGICIRNNTCYCSRGYEGETCQYANCYPKCKNGGVCLRPGKCRCRPGYGGRYCHTVTCEGGCWNGGECSAVNGVAKCICPSSWSGSKCQEAICPQGCRNGGLCVAPGICSCPEGWLGGACHTAVCSKPCLNGGKCISPDKCRCRLPFSGPHCEERKKSH; encoded by the exons ATGGGTGTAGTGGGTCTCGGTCCAGTGGGTCTTGGTTCAGTGGTGCTCCTCGCGTCCTTGGCGGTTCTTCTCGGAGTCTGCTCCGCGGGTTCGGACGCGCCCCGGGGCGTCGCGATCGGGTTCGTTTTTGACCCCAAAGCGACCTGCGACCCTCCGTGCAAACACGCGGGGATCTGTATCCGAAACAACACTTGTTACTGCTCCAGAGGGTACGAGGGGGAGACCTGCCAGTATG CTAACTGTTACCCCAAGTGTAAGAATGGAGGAGTGTGTCTTCGTCCTGGGAAATGCAGATGCCGCCCGGGATATGGAGGAAGATACTGTCATACAG TGACCTGCGAGGGCGGATGTTGGAACGGAGGAGAATGCTCTGCTGTCAACGGCGTGGCCAAGTGCATCTGCCCCTCAAGCTGGAGCGGCTCAAAATGCCAAGAGG CGATCTGTCCTCAAGGCTGCAGGAACGGGGGACTCTGTGTGGCTCCAGGAATCTGCAGCTGTCCAGAGGGATGGCTGGGTGGCGCCTGTCACACTG CTGTGTGCTCGAAGCCCTGCCTGAATGGAGGGAAGTGCATTTCTCCAGACAAATGCCGCTGTCGCCTCCCCTTCTCTGGCCCTCACtgtgaagagaggaaaaagtccCACT
- the tmem106ba gene encoding transmembrane protein 106Ba yields MGKSQSHLAKHKDESQDALTGAGDSQSEEDGKNGDVSQFPYVEFTGRDSVTCPTCQGTGRIPRGQENQLVALIPYSDQRLRPSRTKLYVTISVALCLLLSCLAVFFLFPRSIDVSYVGVKTAYVSYDLDKRIVYLNITSTLNITNNNYYAVSVTNITAQVQFSKTVIGKTKFSNSSVIIPLDERQIDYTVPTTIADEMSYMFDYCTLSTIKVHNIVVMMQVTVTTSYFGHAEQVSQEMYQYVDCGGNTTTLRGHMQVY; encoded by the exons ATGGGCAAGTCCCAGTCACACTTGGCCAAGCACAAAGACGAGAGTCAGGACGCGCTGACGGGTGCGGGCGACAGTCAGTCAGAAGAGGATGGAAAGAACGGAGACGTTTCTCAGTTCCCTTACGTGGAGTTCACGGGACGAGACAGCGTCACGTGTCCCACATGTCAGGGCACCGGCAGAATCCCCAGAG GTCAGGAGAATCAGCTGGTGGCTCTGATTCCTTACAGCGACCAGAGGCTCAGGCCGAGCAGGAC AAAGCTGTATGTCACGATATCAGTGGCCCTGTGCCTGCTGCTGTCCTGTCTGGCTGTCTTCTTTTTGTTCCCTCGCTCTATTGATGTCTCCTACGTGGGGGTGAAGACCGCCTACGTCTCCTACGACCTGGACAAACGAATCGTCTATCTCAACATCACC AGCACTCTGAACATCACCAACAACAACTACTACGCCGTGTCTGTGACCAACATCACAGCCCAGGTGCAATTCTCCAAGACGGTGATAGGGAAGACCAAGTTCAGCAACAGCTCAGTGATCATCCCGCTGGATGAGCGGCAG ATTGATTACACAGTTCCCACCACCATCGCTGATGAGATGAGTTATATGTT tgattactgcaccCTGTCCACCATCAAAGTCCACAACATCGTGGTCATGATGCA GGTCACGGTGACAACATCGTACTTTGGCCACGCGGAGCAGGTCTCCCAGGAGATGTACCAGTACGTGGACTGCGGGGGAAACACCACCACCTTGCGCGGGCATATGCAGGTCTACTAA